In the genome of Dolichospermum flos-aquae CCAP 1403/13F, one region contains:
- a CDS encoding ParA family protein yields the protein MKQIVIALLANAGGVGKSTISTHLAYEVSKRGYRVAMLDLDPQRSLDVFCGLSPAEANLTTVELFSKDFKGDWSLAPVWDSKVEVCQGHPLLAEMANELVIRKRGEYSLADKLNKYPLPHNLIILDCPATLGMLNVNALAAATHVLVPVQLEMKAISGSAELVEWCISTSDELQLEPRPPILGFVPSMYNGVVAMHRQYLAQLPAIAERLGIKLYPKIRSSNEFKNASAYGLPLHKYRPKHPACKDFKLVVDDVIALIQEKY from the coding sequence ATGAAACAGATAGTTATTGCACTTCTGGCTAACGCTGGTGGAGTAGGTAAGTCTACGATTAGTACACATCTTGCCTATGAAGTCAGTAAGCGGGGTTATCGAGTAGCTATGCTAGATTTAGACCCCCAACGTTCATTAGATGTATTTTGTGGTTTATCGCCAGCCGAAGCAAATTTAACAACAGTAGAATTATTTTCTAAAGATTTTAAAGGTGATTGGTCATTAGCACCAGTTTGGGATTCTAAAGTTGAAGTGTGCCAAGGACATCCCTTATTAGCAGAAATGGCTAATGAACTGGTCATCAGAAAACGGGGAGAATACAGTTTAGCGGACAAACTCAATAAATATCCATTACCTCATAACTTAATTATCTTGGACTGTCCAGCAACATTGGGGATGCTAAATGTCAATGCTTTAGCTGCGGCTACTCATGTATTAGTTCCAGTCCAATTAGAGATGAAAGCTATTTCTGGTTCAGCAGAGTTAGTAGAATGGTGTATTTCCACCAGTGACGAGTTACAACTTGAACCCCGACCACCAATTTTAGGGTTTGTTCCCAGTATGTATAACGGCGTAGTAGCTATGCACAGACAATATCTAGCACAGTTACCGGCAATTGCGGAGAGATTAGGAATCAAGTTATATCCCAAAATTCGGAGTTCTAACGAATTTAAAAATGCTAGTGCCTATGGTTTACCATTGCACAAGTATCGTCCTAAGCATCCAGCTTGTAAAGATTTTAAATTAGTTGTTGATGATGTCATTGCCTTAATTCAGGAAAAATATTGA
- a CDS encoding ATP-binding protein: MKLTDWPALANQNTAIVAVEYQTPDRMQILEQFYHWGEEQSLSIFLWNPGYCELQQLIQHQGQYILQSTDRGNKKDILQYLLSDYQPGIYLLEGVLQEDNGSQISQKLSYQLLNAYHQALWSQQDNYWVLLETYVQLPLELQPFIPVLSNPLPNQQQVELIVQQFFDCCSPSALGNGYSYSNTASTNQALQLLIRACQGLPRGEINLLLQQCLGFADQLEDIAQLVLDHKVNKLKGRGLEYIAQPDIPSSAGLDLLATRLETITCLLQPEAQTYNLQFPTGMLLWGPPGTGKSLSAKLAAKKMGLPLLAANWGVLLGSPHPDRALKEFIALVTSLAPCVLYWDDFDKGFAGWDSNADGGVARRLSAGLLTWMQEHQEPVYTIATINRLEMLPTELVRRFDDIFFVDLPHEGARYEVFNLHLAKYFSLFLGNDSPWSDEQWRRLLAEYRICTPAEIGNAVRRCAENAFAQGRAGKIEFEDLLRQRSQFTPAMERESEQMQAIRNQAIYAQPVSSQDISPFAYQHRELFE, translated from the coding sequence ATGAAATTGACAGACTGGCCTGCTTTAGCTAACCAAAATACGGCAATTGTGGCTGTGGAATATCAGACACCTGACAGAATGCAGATTTTAGAGCAGTTTTACCATTGGGGTGAGGAGCAATCTTTGTCAATCTTTCTCTGGAATCCCGGTTATTGCGAACTACAACAATTAATTCAGCATCAAGGTCAGTACATCTTACAGTCAACTGATAGGGGTAACAAGAAGGATATTCTTCAGTATCTTTTGTCAGACTATCAACCAGGTATTTATTTGTTAGAGGGAGTGTTACAGGAAGATAATGGTAGCCAAATTAGTCAAAAACTTAGCTATCAATTACTGAATGCTTATCATCAAGCTTTGTGGAGTCAGCAAGATAATTATTGGGTGTTACTAGAAACTTACGTTCAACTACCTCTAGAATTACAGCCCTTTATTCCTGTACTGTCTAATCCATTGCCAAACCAACAGCAGGTAGAACTGATTGTACAGCAGTTTTTTGATTGTTGTTCGCCCTCGGCTTTAGGCAATGGCTACTCTTACTCAAACACAGCTTCAACAAACCAAGCATTGCAATTGCTAATTCGTGCCTGTCAAGGTTTACCCAGAGGCGAGATAAATTTGCTCCTACAGCAATGTTTAGGTTTTGCAGATCAACTTGAGGATATTGCCCAATTAGTTCTTGATCATAAAGTTAACAAATTAAAGGGACGGGGTTTAGAGTACATTGCTCAACCGGATATCCCGTCATCTGCGGGGTTAGATTTATTGGCAACAAGGTTGGAGACTATTACCTGTTTGCTACAACCAGAAGCACAAACATATAATTTGCAGTTTCCCACGGGAATGTTGTTATGGGGACCACCAGGAACAGGTAAAAGTTTATCTGCCAAGTTAGCAGCCAAGAAAATGGGCTTGCCACTGTTAGCCGCTAATTGGGGTGTACTATTGGGCAGCCCTCATCCTGACAGAGCCTTAAAGGAATTTATTGCTTTGGTAACATCCCTTGCTCCCTGCGTTCTCTATTGGGATGATTTTGATAAAGGTTTTGCTGGCTGGGACTCGAATGCAGATGGAGGTGTAGCCCGGCGGTTGTCTGCGGGATTATTAACTTGGATGCAGGAACACCAAGAACCTGTTTATACAATTGCCACTATCAACCGTCTAGAAATGCTACCGACGGAATTAGTGCGTCGTTTTGATGATATCTTTTTTGTAGATTTACCCCATGAGGGGGCAAGATACGAAGTTTTCAATTTGCATTTAGCTAAGTATTTTTCACTTTTTCTAGGTAATGATTCACCTTGGAGTGATGAGCAATGGCGGAGGCTGTTGGCTGAGTATAGGATTTGCACTCCAGCCGAAATTGGTAATGCTGTGCGTCGTTGTGCTGAGAACGCTTTTGCTCAAGGTAGAGCAGGAAAGATTGAGTTTGAGGATTTGTTGAGACAGCGATCGCAATTTACTCCGGCAATGGAGCGAGAATCAGAACAAATGCAAGCTATTCGCAATCAGGCTATTTATGCTCAACCTGTATCGAGTCAGGATATTTCACCGTTTGCTTATCAGCATCGAGAATTATTTGAGTAA
- a CDS encoding ribbon-helix-helix protein, CopG family, whose translation MVIKFPDSDYLDTGQSFASARLSSEQASNAPNIKRMSISLSADVAAMLTFLAESQGISQNEALRKAIATEAYLLQERQQGTKVLLQRPDKEIREVLFR comes from the coding sequence ATGGTTATTAAATTCCCTGATTCCGATTATTTAGATACTGGGCAGAGTTTCGCCTCAGCCAGATTGTCCAGTGAACAAGCTTCCAACGCCCCTAACATAAAGCGTATGTCTATCAGCTTGTCTGCTGACGTTGCTGCTATGTTGACATTCCTTGCAGAATCCCAAGGTATTTCTCAAAATGAAGCTCTCCGTAAAGCAATTGCAACGGAGGCATATTTACTACAGGAAAGACAGCAAGGAACAAAAGTGTTACTTCAAAGACCTGACAAAGAAATTCGGGAGGTGCTTTTTAGATAA
- a CDS encoding tyrosine-type recombinase/integrase, whose amino-acid sequence MPLSLVHVSQYRQAISELSPAQAEMKLITLWLDGKAESSVRAYQRYVKHFLRFLRKPLRHITYEDLVEYSTQFSTQSASTRRIYLAAVKSLISFAHKIGYLPFNVGMALKLGEIPDAINERYLDEADIKLMVRAAAAMVGDAKSAKRQAIAQRNLLIVKLLYQAGLRSHELCQLTWAELHTRGDSGQVYVRQGKGNKSRTILLKSKLWTELMEFKGDAVATDAVFSSQKGGHLERQNLHPIIKVVAAAAGLSDKVSCHWLRHAHGSHAAERGVNPVLIKDTLGHSNLAITDRYLKARPNDSSALKLMDI is encoded by the coding sequence ATGCCTCTCTCACTCGTCCACGTTTCTCAATATCGCCAGGCCATCTCGGAACTATCCCCGGCTCAAGCTGAAATGAAGTTGATTACTTTGTGGTTGGATGGTAAGGCGGAGTCGTCGGTGCGTGCCTATCAGCGTTACGTTAAGCATTTCTTGCGGTTTTTGAGGAAACCTTTGCGCCACATTACTTATGAGGATTTGGTGGAGTACAGCACCCAGTTTTCCACACAATCTGCCAGCACTAGGCGCATTTATCTGGCAGCGGTGAAAAGTTTGATTAGTTTTGCTCACAAAATTGGTTATTTGCCCTTCAATGTGGGGATGGCTTTGAAATTGGGAGAAATACCCGATGCGATTAATGAACGCTATTTGGATGAGGCTGATATTAAGTTGATGGTACGGGCGGCAGCAGCGATGGTGGGTGATGCTAAATCTGCTAAACGGCAAGCAATCGCTCAACGCAATCTGTTAATTGTAAAATTGTTGTATCAGGCAGGCTTGCGCTCTCATGAGCTTTGCCAATTAACTTGGGCCGAACTTCATACTAGAGGTGATAGTGGGCAAGTATATGTGCGACAGGGTAAAGGTAATAAGTCGCGCACTATTTTACTTAAATCAAAGTTGTGGACAGAACTGATGGAATTTAAAGGGGATGCTGTGGCTACAGATGCTGTGTTTTCTAGTCAGAAGGGGGGACATCTAGAACGCCAGAATCTCCATCCCATTATTAAGGTGGTGGCAGCCGCAGCAGGTTTGAGTGATAAAGTTAGTTGTCACTGGTTGCGCCATGCTCATGGTTCACACGCAGCCGAACGGGGGGTAAACCCGGTGCTGATTAAGGATACTTTAGGTCATAGCAATTTAGCTATCACTGACAGGTATCTTAAGGCTAGACCAAATGATAGTAGTGCTTTGAAATTAATGGATATTTAA
- a CDS encoding FitA-like ribbon-helix-helix domain-containing protein: protein MATITIRNISDELLERIKRLAAQKGISMEQEVRDLLQKRYGQRDEVLARIRQRAEVLPMEAESRVQSWKSERRP from the coding sequence ATGGCAACAATTACGATTCGTAATATATCCGATGAGTTGCTTGAGCGCATTAAACGCTTGGCGGCACAAAAGGGGATTTCGATGGAGCAAGAAGTCCGTGATTTGTTGCAAAAACGTTATGGGCAACGGGATGAAGTGCTTGCTCGTATTCGTCAACGGGCGGAGGTATTACCGATGGAAGCAGAAAGTCGGGTGCAGTCTTGGAAATCAGAAAGACGACCTTGA
- a CDS encoding ParB/RepB/Spo0J family partition protein yields the protein MAKGLPQIGDKFKGAVQKTDQEQKITDLQAEVEKLRALQSPELETEIAKLREQLQTQTGEIAIDIGLIDPNPNQPRQTITQESIQAKARLLKKHGQITPVILVPHNHSRYLLLDGQLRWSGAQVLGWETIRALIVPPPDDLDQSSLLTFLGFEDLNPLDKAEAIFKEITKSTGLELDEVTTSLATVLKRIERNNQIKELTKLLVANSEEQQQGLEALEIINEEQALFLVFLEFGLNPASVKSNLLPMLSLPEDLKKAIREKGLKGAHALALATLSAKTLKISEQEAARERIKATEQVLKENLTVPETRDLIKGIKARYLTPEPSESKEIKAVLQKISSGLSETTLANASREQLQSLQEILAQKLDEIGQLIGSS from the coding sequence ATGGCAAAAGGATTACCGCAAATAGGTGATAAATTTAAAGGCGCAGTCCAGAAAACAGATCAAGAACAGAAAATTACGGATTTGCAAGCTGAAGTAGAAAAACTACGAGCATTGCAATCACCAGAATTAGAGACGGAAATAGCTAAACTGCGCGAACAATTGCAAACGCAAACAGGTGAGATTGCCATTGATATAGGTTTAATAGATCCTAACCCTAACCAACCAAGACAAACAATTACCCAAGAATCCATTCAGGCCAAAGCCAGATTACTAAAAAAACATGGGCAGATTACACCAGTAATTTTAGTTCCGCACAATCACAGTCGTTATCTACTCTTGGACGGGCAGTTACGTTGGTCAGGAGCGCAGGTCTTAGGGTGGGAGACTATTCGGGCATTAATCGTCCCACCACCAGATGATTTAGACCAATCATCGTTATTGACTTTTCTGGGGTTTGAAGATTTAAATCCACTAGATAAGGCAGAAGCCATATTTAAGGAGATTACTAAATCCACTGGATTAGAATTGGATGAAGTTACGACAAGTCTAGCAACTGTACTCAAGCGAATTGAACGTAATAATCAAATTAAGGAATTGACAAAATTATTAGTTGCTAATAGTGAAGAGCAACAACAGGGTTTAGAAGCACTGGAAATTATTAATGAAGAGCAAGCTTTATTTTTAGTGTTTTTGGAGTTTGGCTTAAATCCGGCTTCTGTTAAATCCAATCTCTTACCAATGTTATCTTTGCCAGAAGATTTAAAAAAAGCCATTCGTGAAAAAGGACTCAAAGGCGCACACGCTTTAGCATTAGCAACATTGTCAGCAAAAACTTTGAAAATTTCAGAACAAGAAGCAGCTAGAGAACGAATCAAAGCGACAGAACAGGTATTGAAGGAAAATTTAACTGTCCCTGAGACACGGGATTTAATCAAAGGCATTAAGGCTAGATATTTAACACCAGAGCCATCAGAATCGAAAGAAATCAAAGCAGTTCTTCAAAAAATTAGTAGTGGGTTATCTGAGACGACTTTAGCTAATGCTAGTCGTGAACAACTGCAATCTTTACAAGAAATATTAGCACAGAAGTTAGATGAAATTGGTCAATTAATTGGTTCTTCGTAA